GGAAAATAGAAAAGTAGGATCTGAGTGAATATCTAAGCTTGGATTTTGTAAAACTTTTAATCAGTATTATTCCTCAAGATGTATAATCAATTTTTGCCAAATGAAATCTGGTCTGGTAATTCGTTCTGATCATCTTTTTTGTATGGAAAATGCTCAGCTAATTGTTGACCCGCCATTTTGATTCCTTCACTCAATCCTGCAGTTAAATTTCCTTTTTTGAAATGAGCTAGCATGTGCTCTTTAATATCATCCCAGAAATTTTCAGGCACTTTATTATTAATGCCAGCATCCCCTAAAATAGCAAACTTATGATCTTTTACAGCCATGTAAAATAAAACACCGTTACGTAATTCCGTTTTATGCATTTTTAAGGTCTTGAAAATATGTGCCGCATGATCCATTACGTCTTCCTTACAGTGGTTTTCTAAGTGCACTTGAATTTCTCCGGATGTTTCAAGTTCAGCAGCTTTCACTGCTTTGACTATTGTCTGCTTTTCTTCTTCGGTAAATGCGTCTTTTGCCATGATGTAAAAATAATAAATCTTCCGAGGAATACGTCTAAGAACTACAATAGTTATGAAAGATACCACCTATTGAAACCTAATACCATCAGGTTCAATGTGATGCTGTCTTTCAATCTCTTCAAATGATGCTTTTCTCACCGAAATTATATTCCCCTTAAAAAACAGATCTTGACCGGCCAATGGATGATTGAAATCTACTTTAACAAATTTCCTGCTTTTATCTATAATTTTACCACTCTGCGATTCATCGGCATTTTCAAAGCGAATGAAAGCGCCTACTTCCAAGGTTTCTTTGGTATAGCCCTCTTTTTCTGTAAATTCTTCAATTGGAATCGACTTGATAAGACTTTCGTCTTTCTTGCCATAGGCAAAATCTGCTGGTAATCGAAATGCAAACTGCTCATTATGAGTTTTGCCTTTTAATTGCTCTTCAAAATATGGAAGCATTTTTCCCGTTCCAAAAAGGAATCGTAAAGGATACGATTGGCCAGAGAAATCTACCAACTCTCCTGTTTCATCCTTTTTCCTTACATGATATGACAAAGTAACAACTGTATTTTCGTGAATTTCCATGATGTATTAACTCATCACAATACTTCATGTTTGGAAGTTTCCATCTTGCTATTAAAAAACTACTCTGACCGATCATCCTCCACAACCCATGAATTTCTTAAAATCAATGCCTTCAGGAATAATACCATTTCTTTCCTCCTCTTTGCTATCGCCTTTTTTCTTCGAGCTAACTTGCTTGCTGGAAGTACTTAATTTTTCTTCTCTATTTTCTTTGGAAAGATGTTTCTTATTTGAACTCATACGCAGTCTAACGTTATACTTATTCCTAATGTTATAAGACAGTGTTTAGCTCTTAAATTTTTCTTTGTCTTGTACATGCCTTTTCGTATCTTTTGGATTATTTTTAGTACAACTCAATGAATCAAATTGTTACTCTTTAATCAAATAGTTATAATTCAGACATTTATACATTTGATTCCGTGAATAAATAATATAGAATTTATATAATCTCAAAATGCTTAAAAAAAGAATCTTTGTAGGTCTGTCCATTAGTTTAGCCCAAATACTATTGTTTTACGGGGTTTATCAACTGCTCTTTTTATTTGAATCGCTTTTTACAGAAGATACAAAGCGTACTGTTTTTGAAAGCCTCTTTTTAGATTGGTTTTTTAATGATTATGTGTTGGTATTTGCCTTACTTATCATCCTTCAAAATATCCTAATCATAATAACTTGGCGGAAGAACTGGACTTTCCTTTTAAGAATCATTACCAGTATTTTGCATGCTCTATTCTGGGCTCAGAACATGGATACCTTATACAACGAATCATTGATCTTGGGCGGAACTGGTATTGTATTAATATGGTTAGGTCCTGCCTTTGAAACAATTTTGATCACGGCTTTTGGTATCAAGCACCCATACAGAGAAAGAGATTATTTCGAGGACTTAGACAAAAAGCCTTAGAGGCTTAGGTTGCCATTTCCTTAAACTGCATATTATGTAATTGATGATAATAACCGCCTTGATCCAATAGCTCTTTGTGAGTACCTGTTTCTTTTATCTCCCCTTTGTCAAGCACAATAATTTTATCTGCCTCTTGAATGGTGGATAAGCGATGTGCAATAAGAATACTTGTTCTTCCCTTCATCATTTTTTCAATGGCATTTTGAATCATTTCTTCTGTTTCAGAATCTACTGAGGAGGTGGCTTCATCCAACACAATTATCTTGGGATTATAGACCATAGCCCTTACAAAAGATATCAATTGACGCTGACCCACTGATAAAGTTGCTCCTCTTTCCATCACATTGTATTCATATCCACCTGGTAGCCTTTCAATGAATTTTCTGGCTCCTACTAACTCGGCCGCATCTTTAACTTGTTGCAGAGTAATATCAGGGTTTCCTAAGGTTATATTATAAAGGATAGTATCGGAAAAGAGAAAAACATCCTGTAAGACCACCCCGATATTTTGCCGTAAAGCAGATAAGTCATATTCTTTTAAATCTTTTCCATCAAGCATGATTTCTCCTTTTTGGATATCATAAAATCTACTCAAAAGGTTTATGACTGAAGATTTACCTGCTCCTGTTGCGCCTACTAATGCCACTGATTCTCCCTCTTTCACCTCAAATGAAATGTTTTTTAAAACGACTTCATCTTGATTATAGGAGAATTCTACATTTCTAAATGATATGTTTCCTTCTACTGTTTCAGGTTTGTAATTTCCGTGGTTTGGGATATGTTCTTTATTGTCCAATAAATTCAGAATTCTTGATGAACTCACTATTCCCATTTGTAAAGTATTGAATCTATCAGCAATCAATCGTATAGGGCGGAAAAACATTTGAATGTATAAAATAAAAGCAATTAGCATTCCTAAGCTAATACCAGATTCTGCTTCATTTATGACACCTTTGGCCCCGTACCAAACCAATAAGCCAATACCTGTCGCCTGAATTACTTCCGCTACGGGGAAGTAAATTGAATAATAAAGTACTGAGCGAATATTAGATTTTCTATGTTCGTTGTTGATTTTCTTAAATTCTTCATACTCTCTTTTTTCTGCGGTAAATATTTGCACAATCGACATTCCTGTGACATGCTCCTGAACAAAAGAATTTAAGGTTGAAACTGCATTTCTTACTTCATTGAAGGCAACTTTAACTTTTTCTTTGAAAATATAAGTACTAAGGAAAAGCAGAGGTAATGTAGCCAAAGAGACGAGAGTCAATTTCCAGCTCATAGCAAACATCATCCCAAGTATAAATAGGATTTGTAAAATATCGCCTATCATGGCGGCCAAGCCTTGGCTAAATACATCAGAAAGTGTTTCTACATCAGAAACATTTCTCGTTACTAAACGACCAATTGGCGTTTTATCAAAAAACTTTAAGCGTAGACTTAACAAATGTCGGTATAGCTTCAAGCGAATATCCCGAATAATAAATTGGCCTAACCAGCCCGATAAATACGTATGCCCATATTGGACAATGGCTTGCATTACCAACAATGCGACCAAGATTAGAGTCATGTTAATAAGGCCTTGAAAATCTCCTTGAGCAACAGGATTATCAATTGCTTTTTGAATGACGAATGGTCTTGCTGGAGCTAAGACTGCCAGTGCTACAGTGAGAAAAACCAAGAAATAGAATCGCCCTTGATAAGGTTTTACAAATTTATACAAACGTCTTAAAACGTTGGTATCAATAATATTCCCGCTTTTAATATTGTCTTTCTTCACTTGCTGATTTTAAATATAAATTTCCTCAGGGTAGTTTACCTGTGTTAGAAAAAGTCCTTCAGGCGGAACTGACCTCCCTGCTTTCTTCCTATCCTTAGCCTCAATAATGTTTTCAAAGTCTTCAATGCTAAGCTTGTTTTGTCCAACATCTAACAAAGTGCCTACTAGAGCCCTCACCATCCCCCGCAAAAATCGATTGGCTTTGATATGAAAAACAAGAGATTCCTTCTCTTGTTTCCAATAGGCTTCAAATATATCACAGTTAAATGTATATACATCTGTTTTTACCTTACTAAAGCTTTCAAAATCCTGATGATTCAGTAATTTTTCTGAAGCCAAATTCATCATATCAACATTAAGCTGTCGAGCAAAAATATAAGCTTGATCAACTGCAAAGGGGTTTTTTGAAGTCACTATATGATATTGGTAAGCTCTGCTTTCAGCATCAAAGCGTGCGTGCGTTTCCTCTTGAACTTTTCTAACATGTTTTAAAGCTACGTCATGTGGTAACATTTTGTTAGCCTTAAATAAAAGTTGTTCTGCTTCAAGCGCAACATGAAAATCGACATGAAAAACCTGGGCTGTTGCGTGAACTCCGCTATCTGTTCGTCCGCTTCCCAAGATATCTATGGGTTGATTTAAAATTGTGGAAAAAACCTCTTCAATTTTTTGCTGAACGCCCATTGCGTTTGGTTGTTTTTGCCAACCATGGTAGTTTGTGCCTTTATATGCTATGGTAAAAAAATATCTCATTAACTTGAAAGAGCAAATTTAAGGGAAAATATAGGAGCAAGATAACTTTTCGTAATACTATCTTAACGGAAAGACCATTAAACATTACAGCACTTAAATCAAAAAAGTCTTTGGCCTAGGATAAAACCCAACCAAAGACTTCAGTCATATTCAATTTGTAAGGACATTTACTATCATAAAGCCTTTACGTAAGCTTCAATAAATCCATACGGATACTCTCTTGAATACTCGATTTCATAGTCTCCCGCTAAAATCATCATTTTCTCTATTTCAGGGTTTTTTGATTTACCTCGGAATTCCTTTACTAATTCTTCTGACAAGGGACTGTCTTCTGCAAAGCTAAAAGTATTTACTATGTTTTTCGCCAAGATTTCCAAATCTTCCTTTTCAACCTCATCATCTCCTTTTAGCTGTCTTAATACCTCTTCATAGTTTGGCATTTCCCTTTCGTTTAGTGCGATATACAGGGTTCCAATGTCGCCTTTCTCAATCTCAACAGGGTCTCCGCTTCCACCTCCTGGTGTGGTGCCAGTGACAATCTCTTGGTAACAGAATCCATTTGGGTATTGACACGGAATAATAGTTTCTGCCACAGGATCACAAGGGATAGGGTTTCCAAATTCGTCTTCACATGGACCCACCGGGTAGATTCTTACCCAACCTCTTATGGACGGAAGTTCTATATCTATATCAATCCATCCGTAATTAGGAAACATAGCCTTTTGGTTTCCAGCATCGGGGTCTTTAACATCATCTTTCGATAATTTCATCTCCTCTTCTTGGCAACTAATTAAAAAGCCTAGGGCAAGTAGTGCAACAACTGCAAGTGTTAAGTTTTTCATGGTATTAAAAATTTTAGTTCGAAAAAAACCAAGCTTCGTTGCTTGATTCACTAGTAGATCAAGCAAATCTTAATTTGTTACCCCTGCTTTCATTAATTCTTATAAAAAAATCTTTCTAGCTTCATTTTGTGGCTGCAAATAGGCCAGAGTAGGCTTAGAGAGGTTAGTTTAATTAAAAATGAATCCATAAATTCACAACTATGGAAACAAAAATTGCTATTTTACGAGGTATCAATGTTGGTGGGAAAAGAAAAATCCTAATGGCAGATTTGAAAATATTAATGCAGAATCTGGGCTACCAAAACATTCAAACTTACATTCAAAGTGGTAATATAATTTTCAAGGCAGATGAAAAGCTTCAAAATAAAGAGATAGCAGCAGGAATTGAAACTGCAATTCTCAACAAATTTGATTTTGAAGTTCCTGTCATAGTTTTGTCAAAAAATGAAATTGAAAGTGCTGTAGCCAATAATCCATTTTATACGTCAGATGCAGACATTAATAATTTGCACCTTACTTTTCTCAGCGAAGAACCTGACAAAGAGAAATTAGCATTGATAGAAATTGTAGATTGTACGCCAGACCAATTTAAAATTATTAATAAAAATGTTTTTATTTATTGCGAAGCCAGTTACCACAAATCTAAATTGACCAATGACTTATTTGAAAGAAAGCTGAAAATAAAGGCTACCACAAGAAATTGGAAAACGGTTTTGAAACTTTGGGACTTAAGCAAATAATTAAATTGTTATTCACAGTTTCCACTTCACCCCTACATAAAAATTCCTTCCAGGGGCCGGCTGATAAAATCTTCCGCCAAAAGCATTGAGATCATTCCCCAAGCTGTAGGTTGTATCAAAAATATTTTCCGTTCCAGCAAAAAAATTAATTTTCTGCTTAATCGGCAATTGGTAATCAATATTTGCATTTAAAAGGTGGTACGG
This is a stretch of genomic DNA from Marivirga harenae. It encodes these proteins:
- a CDS encoding TPM domain-containing protein, translated to MAKDAFTEEEKQTIVKAVKAAELETSGEIQVHLENHCKEDVMDHAAHIFKTLKMHKTELRNGVLFYMAVKDHKFAILGDAGINNKVPENFWDDIKEHMLAHFKKGNLTAGLSEGIKMAGQQLAEHFPYKKDDQNELPDQISFGKN
- a CDS encoding FKBP-type peptidyl-prolyl cis-trans isomerase, producing MEIHENTVVTLSYHVRKKDETGELVDFSGQSYPLRFLFGTGKMLPYFEEQLKGKTHNEQFAFRLPADFAYGKKDESLIKSIPIEEFTEKEGYTKETLEVGAFIRFENADESQSGKIIDKSRKFVKVDFNHPLAGQDLFFKGNIISVRKASFEEIERQHHIEPDGIRFQ
- a CDS encoding ABC transporter ATP-binding protein, whose product is MKKDNIKSGNIIDTNVLRRLYKFVKPYQGRFYFLVFLTVALAVLAPARPFVIQKAIDNPVAQGDFQGLINMTLILVALLVMQAIVQYGHTYLSGWLGQFIIRDIRLKLYRHLLSLRLKFFDKTPIGRLVTRNVSDVETLSDVFSQGLAAMIGDILQILFILGMMFAMSWKLTLVSLATLPLLFLSTYIFKEKVKVAFNEVRNAVSTLNSFVQEHVTGMSIVQIFTAEKREYEEFKKINNEHRKSNIRSVLYYSIYFPVAEVIQATGIGLLVWYGAKGVINEAESGISLGMLIAFILYIQMFFRPIRLIADRFNTLQMGIVSSSRILNLLDNKEHIPNHGNYKPETVEGNISFRNVEFSYNQDEVVLKNISFEVKEGESVALVGATGAGKSSVINLLSRFYDIQKGEIMLDGKDLKEYDLSALRQNIGVVLQDVFLFSDTILYNITLGNPDITLQQVKDAAELVGARKFIERLPGGYEYNVMERGATLSVGQRQLISFVRAMVYNPKIIVLDEATSSVDSETEEMIQNAIEKMMKGRTSILIAHRLSTIQEADKIIVLDKGEIKETGTHKELLDQGGYYHQLHNMQFKEMAT
- the truA gene encoding tRNA pseudouridine(38-40) synthase TruA, whose product is MRYFFTIAYKGTNYHGWQKQPNAMGVQQKIEEVFSTILNQPIDILGSGRTDSGVHATAQVFHVDFHVALEAEQLLFKANKMLPHDVALKHVRKVQEETHARFDAESRAYQYHIVTSKNPFAVDQAYIFARQLNVDMMNLASEKLLNHQDFESFSKVKTDVYTFNCDIFEAYWKQEKESLVFHIKANRFLRGMVRALVGTLLDVGQNKLSIEDFENIIEAKDRKKAGRSVPPEGLFLTQVNYPEEIYI
- a CDS encoding DUF1697 domain-containing protein translates to METKIAILRGINVGGKRKILMADLKILMQNLGYQNIQTYIQSGNIIFKADEKLQNKEIAAGIETAILNKFDFEVPVIVLSKNEIESAVANNPFYTSDADINNLHLTFLSEEPDKEKLALIEIVDCTPDQFKIINKNVFIYCEASYHKSKLTNDLFERKLKIKATTRNWKTVLKLWDLSK